A region from the Flavobacteriales bacterium genome encodes:
- a CDS encoding glycosyltransferase yields the protein MHVVFLPKYYPGRGDVQLGEFIRRHAQAVAAVAQVSVVAVLKDTATATGYYEEVSEENGVWTLRAYYRPLERGWALWRTPLNFLRYRKAADRAWQRFLRERGLPLVCHVQVLTRPSLLAYKAKKELGIPYAITEHSSEFLDGRWLGRPWLNRWFTRRAFAKAGAVSVVSERLGRAIRDLGLVELYEVIPNVLPLERTSVAQRGPAHHAIMVADLVDRVKNVSGVLECMALLRNELPDLKLTIVGGGEDEQRLRQRCKGFNLDDRVTFLGQLSSEEAMQQMAKAGFLIVNSRHETFSVVTGEALMLGKPVIATRCGGPESFIDGHNGELVPVDNVPALADAVRRMVAGHHRYDPDRIRATVDERYSSAWIGQRFLTLYQRMLSDQA from the coding sequence ATGCACGTGGTCTTCCTGCCCAAGTACTACCCCGGACGTGGCGATGTTCAACTGGGCGAGTTCATCCGGCGCCACGCGCAAGCCGTAGCTGCGGTGGCGCAGGTAAGCGTGGTGGCGGTGCTGAAGGACACGGCCACAGCCACGGGCTACTACGAGGAGGTCAGCGAGGAGAACGGCGTCTGGACCCTTCGGGCCTATTACCGTCCCTTGGAGCGAGGGTGGGCCTTGTGGCGCACGCCCTTGAATTTCCTGCGCTATCGCAAAGCCGCCGATAGGGCCTGGCAACGCTTCCTTCGCGAGCGTGGGCTGCCGCTCGTGTGCCATGTGCAAGTCCTCACCCGGCCCAGCCTGCTCGCCTACAAGGCGAAAAAGGAACTGGGCATTCCCTATGCGATCACCGAGCACAGCAGCGAGTTCCTCGACGGGCGTTGGCTTGGGCGCCCCTGGTTGAACCGCTGGTTCACGCGCCGCGCTTTCGCCAAGGCCGGAGCCGTTTCCGTGGTGAGCGAACGGTTGGGCAGGGCCATCCGCGATCTGGGCCTGGTGGAACTCTATGAGGTGATCCCCAACGTTCTTCCCCTCGAACGAACATCCGTGGCGCAGCGTGGCCCAGCGCACCACGCGATCATGGTGGCCGATCTGGTGGATCGCGTCAAAAACGTTTCCGGGGTGCTCGAGTGCATGGCGCTTTTGCGCAACGAACTGCCCGACTTGAAGCTCACCATTGTGGGCGGGGGAGAAGATGAACAGCGCTTGCGGCAGCGGTGCAAAGGCTTCAACCTCGATGATCGTGTCACCTTTCTTGGTCAACTCTCCTCAGAGGAAGCCATGCAGCAAATGGCGAAGGCCGGTTTCCTCATTGTCAACAGTCGCCACGAGACCTTCAGCGTTGTGACAGGCGAAGCTCTGATGCTCGGCAAACCCGTCATCGCTACGCGGTGCGGCGGTCCGGAGTCGTTCATTGACGGGCACAACGGAGAACTCGTTCCGGTGGACAATGTGCCTGCCTTGGCCGATGCCGTGCGCCGCATGGTTGCCGGTCATCATCGGTACGACCCCGACCGCATCAGAGCAACAGTGGACGAACGATACAGCAGCGCGTGGATCGGCCAGCGATTCCTCACGCTCTATCAACGCATGCTGTCCGACCAGGCCTGA
- a CDS encoding T9SS type A sorting domain-containing protein, whose product MRITTAPFLLFAAHAIGQITLVPAEHDPLIGTGFSVNTGTYIAPGSAGAGLFWDFSALSATGSDELQFVDPATTPNGADFTTATIAMVDNDGNYSYFQSDATGFTLVGNDDGAIAFPLSDGAKYWPFPCDYSDTWNDILAGTIVIAGQNVTRAGTIEGIADGYGDLGLPWGTVYGVLRVALHEEYQDATPLGTVVHDVMTHRFFTRFLPFPVLQITDASTTVNGSTTTSQTTQWVDSTVVGLFEARTATTASLVLWPNPASGMVTMSTGDTEVLRVEVTDATGRLVLSVPYGSATRDPGNHRLDVSTLCAGSYVVSTVGSSGRRSSTRLLVR is encoded by the coding sequence ATGAGGATCACTACCGCCCCCTTCCTGCTCTTCGCTGCGCACGCCATTGGACAGATCACTCTTGTGCCAGCCGAGCACGATCCTTTGATCGGCACCGGCTTCAGCGTGAACACCGGTACGTACATCGCTCCCGGGAGTGCGGGCGCAGGTTTGTTCTGGGATTTCAGCGCATTGTCGGCAACGGGCTCGGACGAGCTCCAGTTCGTTGACCCCGCAACCACTCCGAACGGTGCGGATTTCACCACGGCCACCATCGCCATGGTGGACAACGATGGCAACTACAGCTACTTCCAAAGCGATGCAACGGGCTTCACGTTGGTGGGCAACGACGATGGTGCTATTGCATTCCCCTTGAGCGATGGCGCCAAGTATTGGCCTTTCCCGTGCGACTATTCGGACACCTGGAACGACATCCTCGCCGGCACCATAGTCATCGCAGGCCAGAACGTGACCCGCGCCGGCACCATCGAAGGCATCGCTGACGGCTACGGCGACCTTGGTTTGCCTTGGGGAACGGTGTACGGCGTGTTGCGGGTGGCTCTGCACGAGGAATACCAGGACGCCACGCCGCTCGGTACCGTGGTGCACGATGTGATGACGCACCGCTTCTTCACCCGCTTTCTGCCCTTCCCAGTGCTGCAGATCACGGATGCGAGCACAACGGTGAACGGAAGCACGACCACCTCACAGACGACCCAATGGGTGGACAGCACCGTGGTGGGTCTGTTCGAAGCCAGGACCGCTACTACAGCGAGCCTCGTTCTTTGGCCGAACCCAGCATCCGGGATGGTCACTATGAGTACCGGAGACACTGAAGTCTTGCGTGTGGAGGTGACCGACGCAACGGGCCGGTTGGTGCTGTCCGTTCCGTATGGCAGTGCCACGCGGGATCCAGGAAATCACCGTTTGGATGTATCCACGCTGTGCGCAGGCAGCTATGTGGTAAGCACCGTCGGTTCTTCGGGCCGTCGGTCTTCCACAAGGCTTCTGGTGCGCTGA
- a CDS encoding polysaccharide biosynthesis C-terminal domain-containing protein, protein MMVRSAIGSIAARIVVALSNLLIFSVAGHRLGKEGLGTIGLIVLGITLAVLLGNVVCGPALTYLAARVRRRDLLWRAYAWAVVSALISYGIIRLTRVVPDAFALHVIALALLTMLFTVHMGLLVGQQRIKAFSWISILQSVVLLASFALLSAAEENRSPMAYVHAGYIANGATLLASLVVFVRAEDARTSEEHVPVWRNLFRHGGFTQLANALQLLTYRCSYWFIDRITGTPALGVFTVGTQVAESAWLAPRGLATVLYGKLSNTPELKEQRASTIVFLKASFMFAAISMVALILVPNAIYEAVFGGDFSGIPMILLYLSPGILAMSVSQALGMFFSGTGRNQHNAIGSGLGLMVTIVVGLMIIPEKHLHGAAVTASLAYMTNTLYQALVFLRVTGTRWLELLPTMADLRSAARLVQRS, encoded by the coding sequence ATGATGGTGCGATCGGCCATAGGGTCCATTGCAGCGCGCATCGTGGTGGCGTTGAGCAACCTGCTGATCTTCTCGGTGGCGGGCCACCGGCTGGGGAAGGAGGGCTTGGGCACCATAGGGCTGATCGTGCTCGGCATAACGCTGGCCGTGCTCTTGGGCAATGTGGTCTGCGGCCCTGCGCTCACCTACCTGGCAGCACGCGTGCGGCGACGCGATCTGCTTTGGCGGGCTTATGCGTGGGCCGTGGTGTCCGCGTTGATCTCGTATGGCATTATCCGACTGACCCGCGTCGTGCCGGATGCATTCGCGCTGCACGTCATCGCGTTGGCGTTGCTCACCATGCTCTTCACCGTGCACATGGGCCTGCTGGTTGGGCAACAGCGCATCAAGGCGTTCAGCTGGATCTCCATCCTTCAGAGCGTTGTGCTTCTGGCCTCGTTCGCTCTTTTATCGGCAGCCGAGGAGAACAGGTCGCCGATGGCATACGTGCACGCTGGTTACATCGCCAATGGAGCTACTCTTCTCGCTTCGCTGGTGGTGTTCGTTCGCGCTGAAGATGCACGCACAAGCGAGGAGCATGTGCCGGTGTGGCGCAATCTCTTCAGGCACGGCGGCTTCACTCAGCTTGCGAACGCGCTGCAACTGCTCACCTATCGTTGCTCGTACTGGTTCATTGATCGGATCACCGGAACCCCGGCGCTCGGGGTATTCACCGTTGGTACCCAAGTGGCCGAAAGTGCCTGGCTTGCCCCGCGCGGGCTGGCAACGGTCCTTTATGGCAAATTGAGCAACACGCCGGAACTGAAGGAACAACGTGCCAGCACCATCGTCTTCTTGAAGGCCTCGTTCATGTTCGCGGCGATTTCCATGGTTGCGTTGATATTGGTGCCCAACGCCATTTACGAAGCTGTCTTTGGAGGTGACTTCAGTGGGATACCGATGATCCTGCTGTACCTGTCGCCCGGCATCCTGGCCATGAGCGTTTCGCAAGCGCTCGGGATGTTCTTCTCGGGCACTGGCCGCAACCAGCACAATGCGATCGGAAGCGGGCTCGGCTTGATGGTGACCATTGTGGTCGGGCTGATGATCATTCCAGAGAAACACCTGCACGGGGCAGCCGTCACAGCGTCCTTGGCGTACATGACCAACACGCTGTACCAAGCCCTGGTCTTTCTGCGCGTTACCGGAACGCGGTGGCTCGAACTTCTGCCGACGATGGCCGACCTGCGCTCCGCCGCTCGCCTCGTTCAGCGGTCGTGA
- a CDS encoding nitroreductase: MKFSVSELTEVIRHRRTIFPKDYSDRVVHRDIVERMLSNATWAPNHGMTQPWRFHVFTDAARHRLSAFLGEEYARSTPPDKFLQKKYDNVTQRPLQSSVVIALGMARDPNKKISEEEEKFAVACGVQNMYLTCAAYGLGGFWATGAVLTSDAMRVFLGMPDGDNVLGLFYAGYPAMEWPQGYRKPLDHFVVWKAE; the protein is encoded by the coding sequence ATGAAATTCAGCGTCAGCGAGCTCACCGAGGTCATCCGTCACCGCCGCACGATCTTCCCCAAGGACTACAGCGACCGCGTTGTCCATCGCGACATCGTCGAGCGGATGCTCTCCAACGCCACCTGGGCGCCCAATCATGGCATGACCCAACCGTGGCGGTTCCATGTGTTCACCGACGCTGCCCGTCATCGATTGAGCGCGTTCCTCGGCGAGGAGTATGCACGGAGCACACCTCCGGACAAATTCCTTCAGAAGAAGTACGACAACGTGACACAGCGGCCCTTGCAGAGCTCGGTGGTCATCGCGTTGGGCATGGCCCGGGATCCGAACAAGAAGATCAGTGAGGAGGAGGAAAAGTTCGCTGTGGCCTGTGGGGTCCAGAACATGTACCTCACGTGCGCTGCCTATGGCCTAGGGGGATTCTGGGCCACGGGTGCCGTGCTGACAAGCGATGCCATGCGGGTTTTCCTGGGCATGCCTGACGGGGACAATGTGCTGGGCCTGTTCTATGCAGGTTACCCCGCCATGGAATGGCCGCAGGGGTATCGCAAGCCGCTCGATCACTTCGTGGTGTGGAAGGCCGAATGA
- a CDS encoding T9SS type A sorting domain-containing protein, which yields MRTNAFAGAFSCMVALATMQGKAQQPFDLDTTFRATITKKNVNSLLVMDDGKVVVSGRIYFPGDPPWDEKAGARLNLDGSRDLTFNTYAQMGGKLTRWNDRIYAQNGNGVRRLMLDGILDNNFIPLNLGPYFSTGQGGDYHVYPDGRVLLAGWHSLQDTIRGFTGLHSLVWMSNTGYLDTTRTHRVGNNAIYTIKEQPDGKFLCSGLCTVYDGQPVGSVFRVEADGALDTTFLPDLPYGMAFSFTVLGDGRVIASGYFLPSGSTDTLKLIRLMPDGALDATFNNDLSAPRETFGAYSPMWHTRLTDGRIVIHGQFYEVEDQVRNGVALLDADGNLQSDAFFGEGCGDYNDGFSVLHASVGMVPDAIGNWYLYGAYVGYDDGTTNDTQQRFVSRLHGLNVGVEERELPLQLQVYPNPSYGQMQVQLPGGVQRATLRVLDAQGRLVQEQEVQNNTHTLDLRGQAPGIYAVRVRTEQGRVGHALVVVEQ from the coding sequence ATGAGAACGAATGCGTTTGCGGGTGCTTTCTCCTGCATGGTGGCCTTGGCCACCATGCAGGGAAAAGCCCAGCAGCCGTTCGATCTGGATACCACGTTCCGAGCGACGATCACAAAGAAGAACGTCAACTCGCTCCTGGTCATGGACGATGGCAAAGTGGTGGTTTCAGGAAGGATCTACTTTCCTGGGGACCCGCCTTGGGATGAAAAGGCTGGGGCGCGTCTGAACCTTGACGGGTCACGTGACTTGACGTTCAATACCTACGCCCAAATGGGCGGAAAACTGACACGTTGGAATGATAGGATCTACGCGCAGAACGGCAATGGCGTGAGGCGCCTGATGTTGGATGGAATCCTGGACAACAACTTCATACCATTGAATCTGGGTCCATATTTCAGCACCGGCCAAGGCGGCGACTACCATGTGTACCCCGACGGACGGGTGCTGCTCGCCGGATGGCACAGCCTCCAAGACACCATCAGGGGTTTCACGGGGCTGCATAGTTTGGTGTGGATGAGCAACACGGGGTATTTGGATACCACACGCACGCACCGTGTTGGAAACAACGCCATATACACCATCAAGGAGCAGCCAGATGGCAAATTCCTGTGCAGCGGGCTTTGCACCGTGTACGACGGGCAGCCCGTGGGGAGCGTGTTCCGCGTGGAAGCTGATGGGGCGTTGGACACGACGTTCCTTCCCGACCTCCCTTATGGAATGGCGTTCAGTTTTACGGTCTTGGGGGATGGGCGTGTGATCGCATCTGGTTATTTCCTCCCCAGCGGTAGCACAGACACACTGAAGCTTATCCGTTTGATGCCGGACGGGGCACTTGATGCAACTTTCAACAATGACCTGTCCGCCCCGCGAGAGACCTTTGGTGCGTACTCTCCAATGTGGCACACGCGACTTACGGATGGCCGTATTGTCATCCATGGCCAGTTCTATGAGGTTGAAGATCAAGTACGCAACGGAGTCGCCTTGTTGGATGCCGATGGCAACTTGCAGAGTGATGCGTTCTTCGGTGAGGGTTGTGGTGACTACAATGATGGTTTCTCAGTGCTTCACGCCTCGGTGGGCATGGTGCCCGACGCGATCGGCAACTGGTACCTCTATGGCGCATACGTTGGCTACGACGACGGCACCACCAACGACACCCAGCAGCGCTTTGTAAGCAGGCTGCACGGGCTTAATGTGGGGGTGGAGGAGCGGGAGCTGCCACTACAGTTGCAGGTGTACCCCAACCCAAGCTACGGCCAAATGCAAGTGCAACTGCCGGGGGGCGTGCAACGCGCAACGTTGCGTGTGCTGGATGCGCAAGGGCGGCTGGTGCAGGAGCAGGAGGTGCAGAACAATACGCACACGCTGGACTTGCGTGGCCAAGCGCCGGGCATATATGCGGTGCGGGTGCGCACGGAGCAGGGTAGAGTTGGGCATGCGTTGGTGGTGGTGGAGCAGTGA
- a CDS encoding peptidoglycan DD-metalloendopeptidase family protein translates to MFRPLQMFCFVLCAALAFPLHGKAADGGGGTDTVAAVVQYGNEKLLEGGEALTDERLDHLLDSLCALEDAPSDMIRDLELFKRIRSLDDHGIVDMIDSLFELDTVPYALINEINLYASQMPTANEVAHGFALPWYTGLAHPADEIYGAWNTTNPNAYGPELSKGDSVVLVQLTDDDALCGFHMPVPGVLTSRFGWRDGRPHNGIDLDLAVWDTVRTMFPGVVRFSGPYGSFGRLVVVRHYNGLETFYAHLHRLKVKVGDHVDAGQLVGLGGNSGRSHGSHLHLEVRFKGVPIDAGRFIDLRNGELLCDTLVLAKTRWSYAAYPLGTTFHTVRKGDHLNAIADLYGVSIQQLCELNGISRRSMLRVGQQLLIAAR, encoded by the coding sequence ATGTTCCGCCCCCTTCAAATGTTCTGCTTTGTGCTGTGCGCGGCGCTGGCTTTTCCGCTCCACGGAAAGGCCGCGGACGGTGGAGGTGGCACGGATACGGTGGCGGCCGTGGTGCAGTACGGTAACGAAAAGCTGCTGGAAGGAGGGGAGGCCCTAACGGACGAACGGCTCGACCATCTGCTGGACTCCCTTTGCGCCTTGGAGGACGCACCGTCCGACATGATCCGCGATCTTGAACTTTTCAAGCGGATCCGGTCGTTGGACGATCACGGCATCGTGGATATGATCGACTCGCTTTTCGAGCTTGATACGGTGCCCTATGCGCTCATCAATGAGATCAACCTCTACGCCAGCCAGATGCCCACGGCCAATGAAGTGGCGCACGGTTTCGCGCTGCCTTGGTACACAGGCCTGGCCCATCCGGCCGACGAGATCTATGGTGCTTGGAACACCACCAACCCCAACGCCTATGGCCCCGAACTGAGCAAGGGCGACAGTGTGGTGCTGGTGCAACTGACCGACGATGACGCCCTTTGTGGTTTCCACATGCCAGTGCCCGGGGTGCTCACTAGCCGGTTCGGGTGGCGCGATGGTCGTCCGCACAACGGCATCGACTTGGACCTTGCCGTATGGGATACCGTAAGGACGATGTTCCCAGGTGTGGTGCGCTTCAGTGGGCCGTACGGCAGCTTCGGTAGGCTTGTTGTCGTGCGCCACTACAACGGGTTGGAGACGTTTTACGCGCACTTGCACCGCTTGAAGGTGAAGGTGGGCGATCATGTGGACGCGGGTCAGTTGGTCGGGCTCGGCGGCAACAGCGGTCGCAGTCATGGCAGCCATTTGCACTTGGAGGTGCGGTTCAAAGGCGTGCCCATCGATGCCGGTCGTTTCATCGATCTGAGGAACGGCGAATTGCTCTGCGACACACTGGTGCTGGCCAAAACGCGTTGGAGCTATGCTGCGTATCCGTTGGGCACCACGTTCCATACGGTGCGCAAGGGCGATCATCTCAATGCCATAGCTGACCTTTACGGCGTCAGCATCCAGCAACTGTGCGAATTGAACGGGATATCACGACGGAGCATGCTGCGCGTTGGCCAGCAACTGCTCATCGCCGCGCGCTGA
- a CDS encoding T9SS type A sorting domain-containing protein: MMRTNTLFAALLCCSALVAQVPNDACTGAITIGCGQSLNGNTDSAAVDTVAFCGTGIEAAGVWFTFPGTGAYMTVTTCSGASYDTRLNVYSGSCGNLVCVDGNDDDAQCNLLSTVNFQSVSGTTYYILVQGYDGETGDFTLTLECPTCPTAEDVFISPSDVEAFVFFDPLGATGFIIEHGPTGFTPGTGTLTSGTIGVDGPPANITGLDDSTDYEVYVMLDCGGGDTSAWGGPFAFTTLELPPPANAFCADALLIVCGDTLDGTTEGSIVSIAPECGSANVNTAGVWYYLVGAGDEVTLSTCNDANFDSKISVFAGNCNALTCMAGNDDGPSCNGNTSVTTFVAEMGVSYGVLVHGYNGAVGNFSLSASCNPPCSPTLANDDCDSPTVLVPQPIDQCAPTVATLVCAYASPLPNPGCDPYENVNDAWFVFNTGLQTEHTIITALGDATTLSVALYEACSEPDYIACFTDSIGEYTFSGLDAGTDYLVRVWNGGGVEAGDFTICVETALPDGVAENRLAGVQIYPVPARSELTVLGLPNEVHALNILDLSGRRVAQVANVPGMLLRLDVGGLAPGSYLLTADAGIPVGRFVVER, from the coding sequence ATGATGAGAACGAATACCCTGTTTGCCGCACTGCTTTGCTGCTCCGCTCTAGTTGCCCAGGTGCCGAACGACGCATGCACCGGGGCCATCACCATCGGGTGCGGCCAAAGCCTCAATGGGAATACCGATAGTGCGGCCGTGGATACCGTCGCATTCTGTGGAACCGGAATTGAAGCAGCAGGTGTGTGGTTCACCTTTCCTGGAACCGGGGCGTATATGACCGTTACCACCTGCAGCGGCGCTTCGTACGACACGCGCCTCAACGTGTACAGCGGTTCCTGCGGCAATCTGGTGTGCGTGGATGGCAACGACGACGATGCGCAGTGCAACCTGCTCAGCACCGTGAACTTCCAGTCGGTGAGCGGCACTACCTACTACATCCTTGTTCAGGGCTACGACGGCGAGACCGGTGATTTCACGCTCACGCTCGAGTGCCCGACCTGTCCCACGGCCGAGGACGTGTTCATCAGCCCAAGCGATGTGGAGGCGTTCGTGTTCTTCGATCCGCTCGGCGCAACGGGTTTCATCATCGAGCATGGTCCGACCGGTTTTACGCCCGGCACCGGAACGCTCACCTCAGGCACCATCGGTGTCGATGGCCCTCCGGCGAACATCACCGGCCTCGATGATTCTACGGACTACGAGGTATACGTGATGCTGGATTGCGGCGGTGGAGACACTAGCGCTTGGGGAGGTCCCTTTGCGTTCACCACGTTGGAACTACCGCCACCGGCCAATGCGTTTTGTGCCGATGCGTTGCTGATCGTTTGTGGTGATACCCTGGATGGTACCACCGAAGGCTCGATCGTGTCCATCGCCCCGGAGTGCGGATCTGCGAACGTGAACACGGCAGGTGTTTGGTACTACCTCGTTGGTGCAGGTGATGAAGTGACCCTGAGCACGTGCAACGATGCCAACTTCGATAGCAAGATCAGTGTGTTCGCTGGCAACTGCAATGCGCTCACCTGCATGGCCGGCAATGATGACGGACCGTCGTGCAATGGCAATACTTCCGTGACCACGTTCGTTGCGGAGATGGGCGTGAGCTACGGGGTGCTGGTTCACGGCTACAACGGAGCGGTGGGAAACTTTTCGCTCTCCGCATCCTGCAACCCACCTTGTTCACCCACGCTGGCCAACGATGATTGTGACAGCCCTACCGTGCTGGTGCCACAGCCCATCGATCAGTGCGCGCCTACTGTAGCGACCTTGGTATGCGCCTACGCCTCGCCGCTGCCGAACCCCGGCTGCGATCCGTACGAGAACGTGAACGACGCGTGGTTCGTTTTCAATACCGGCCTGCAAACCGAGCATACCATCATCACAGCGCTCGGTGATGCCACCACTCTCAGCGTGGCTTTGTATGAAGCTTGCAGTGAGCCGGATTACATCGCCTGCTTCACGGACAGCATCGGCGAATACACTTTCAGTGGATTGGATGCTGGCACCGACTACTTGGTGCGCGTATGGAACGGCGGTGGCGTTGAGGCCGGCGATTTCACCATCTGCGTGGAGACGGCCTTGCCCGATGGTGTTGCTGAGAACCGGTTGGCCGGTGTGCAGATCTACCCGGTGCCTGCACGCAGCGAACTCACCGTCCTCGGGCTCCCCAACGAGGTGCATGCACTGAACATCCTCGACCTTTCCGGTCGGCGGGTAGCCCAGGTGGCCAACGTTCCCGGCATGCTTCTGCGCCTCGATGTAGGTGGTCTGGCTCCTGGCAGCTACTTGCTCACCGCCGATGCAGGTATCCCGGTGGGACGTTTCGTGGTGGAGCGCTAG